The window ACAAAAAGACTCTCCTAAAGATACCTACCACCAATTAGGACTTGCCAATTTGCATGCCGGTGCATATGATGCAGCGGTAGAAGCATTTGAAAAATATAAAGCAGCCATGAAAGGTAAGCCTGACCCAAAATTGCAAACCGACCTTTGTACCGAATGGGCATATAATGCAAAAACAGTAACAGCAAATCCTATAACTGTAAGTTTTGAAAACCTTGGCAAACTGGTTAATAGTCCGAACAACGATTATCGCCCTGTTGCATCGGTAGATGATTCGGTTGTATTTTTTGCATCCACCCGAAAAGGAAATACAGGCAATGTGCCTGATGAATTTGGAGAAGGTGGATTTACCAGCGATGTATATTTTTTTATACAATACGACACCGCTCGCACCAAACCAAAAAACCCTGGAATGAATATAAATACAGCAGGTTATGAAGAGCCAATGTGTATGAGCAGCGATGGTGACGAGCTATACATATATGTTGAAACTGCTGAAGTACCGGGAGATATAATGCGCAGTACACAGAAAGGAAAAACCTGGCAAAAGGTTGAGTCGCTGGGCGAATTATTTACAACCAAAGATGCTGAAATGGGTGCAGCAATTAGTACTGATGGAAGCACATTGGTTTTTTCGAGCGACCGAAAAGATAAAACAGCAAAAGGCGGTAAAGACTTGTATATATGTAAGCGTCAGGAAAATGGTGCATGGTCAACTCCCGTTAATATGGGTGCGCCTGTTAATACCGCTGCTGATGATGACTTTCCTGTTTTCTTTGCTGATGGCAAAACTTTATTCTATTCTTCAAATTGCAATAAATCAATTGGAGGATATGATATTTTTATGACCTCTCGCCCTGATGATAATTCAGACTGGAGCACACCAGTTAATATTGGATATCCACTAAACACTGTTGACGATAATAAGTACATTAGTTTATTGCCCGATGGAAAAACCGGATACATCAGTGCCGTGCGCGACAGTGGATTCGGAGGACTTGATATTTATAAATTTCGTGCTGAAAAACCATTGGTACAATCAAATCTTGTGGTTGTAAAAGCATACACCATCGTAGCAGCAACAGGAGGCACTACCAAAAATGCACGCATTAGTATTACCAAAAAGGGAACAGGTAAAATGGCAGGTGAATACTTTACCAATGCAAGCACGGGTGGTTTTGTTGCAGTGCTTGCTCCTGGCGAGTATGATGTTGCCATTAGAACAGAAAAGCTTGGTAAGTTTGATGCCATTCTTGAAATTCCCGAAGGTGGTGGTAAAGTATATAAGCTTTTCACCTTACAATAAACAAATATAATTTTAACATCCATTTTTCTTTTGTAAATAATATGTTGCTAAAACTCTCCAAGCCCCTCGCATTTGTTGATTTAGAAACGACAGGTGTAAATATTGGCATCGACCGAATAGTTGAAATTTCCATTTTGAAAATTATGCCAGATGGAACACAATCGGTAAAAACCAAACGTATAAATCCTGAAATGCCAATACCGCCCGCTGCCACCAAGGTGCATGGGATAACCAATGAAGATGTTGCTAATGAGCCAAATTTTAAAACATTGGCTGGCGAGCTGGTTTCATTTATTGATAATGCGGATATAGGAGGTTATAATAGTAATAAGTTTGATGTACCCATGTTGGTAGATGAGTGCCTGCGGTCAGGCATCAATCTGGACATGAAAGGCAGAAGATTGGTAGATGTGCAGAATATATTTCATAAAATGGAACAACGCACATTGTCTGCTGCTTACAAGTTTTATTGTAACAAAGAGATTCAAAATGCTCACAGTGCCGAAGCCGATATTAAAGCTACATTTGAAGTGCTGGTTGCTCAACTTGAAAAATATGACTCCTTGCCAAGAGACTTGGAGGCATTAAGTGATTTTAGCACGGTTGGAAATTTTGTTGATTATGCGGGCCGAGTAGTTTACAATGAAAAAAACGAGGAGGTCTTTAATTTTGGAAAGCATAAAGGAAAATCAGTTGTCGAGGTTTTTAAACAAGAACCAAGCTATTACGACTGGATGATGAAAGGTGAATTTGCCTTGCAAACAAAGCAAGTAATAACTTCTATACGATTACGTGATTTAAACACAAAAAGCAATGGAAATTAAATGTACATTTGCAACCGTTTTTAAAAAATCAAAAACTAATTTAAGTACTAAATAAAAAAAACTATGATGAAAAAATTTACTTTAATGGCGTCTGTTGTTGCAATGTTAGGCTACAACACAGTAAATGCGCAGCAATTAATGCCTAATGCACCGGAAGTTTCTCCTACCATGACCAGTGTTCTTGAAGGCAAAGGTGGCTCAAATAACCAAATGGCTTTGTTTGATGTAGTATTCACCTACCGCCTCGATTCTATTTTAGGTGGTAATGGCAAAGCTGGAGTTGCTTATGTTAATAATCAGCTTTGGATAAGTAATTGGGCAACCGATTCAATGTTCACCATTGACATTCCTGCACTTACGGTAAATGCATTTACCATTCCAGGAGTAATTAATAATGGAAACAACTCAGGAGTGCGTTCATTTACATGGGATGGAACAAACCTTTGGGCCAGTGTTAACAGCACAGAAGCGTTTGGTATTGATCCGGTTACTCAAACAGCTGCATCTTCTATCGATTTTAGTGCAGTAGGATTCAGCATACGCAGTTTGGCTTATAGCCCTACAATTAATGGCGGTGCTGGTGGTTTTTGGGTTAGCAATTTCAATACAGATATAGTTGAAACCGATATGAATGGTAATGTATTAAATACAATAGCTGCTGGAACCCACAGCTTAGCTGGTATGTATGGAACTGCCATTGACTATTTAGCTAATCCACCTGTTGCATGGGTACATGATCAAACTGGTACCGCTCCTAACACAGATTTTATTATTGGCATTGATCTTACTACCGGATCTCAGACTGGTGTAAGTCATGATGTCCTTAATGACATATCTGGCGCAACGAATGCTTTGGCCGGTGGTATTTTTATTTCTAATTTCGACATACTACCTACTGGAGCTATGTTAGCTTTATCACAAGCAACACCTAGCAATACCTTGTTAATTTACGATCTTGCTCATCCGGTAGGCATTGATGAATCAGCAACCGCATTTGATAAGAGCATTTTGGTATATCCAAATCCTGCTACTGATTTTGTAAAAGTTGGTTTTAATGTTGATCCTACTACTTTCGAGAGCATACAAATTATTAATGCTCAAGGTGCTGTTGCCACTGAAATTAAAACAGGTGGTTCACGTTTAGAGACTATTGATATTTCTGAATTAAACTCAGGCATTTATACAGTTAAAGCTATTGGAGCAGGTAAAATTGTTACCCGTGTAATAACTGTTCAGTAATAATTATTACTTGATATAGAGAAGAGGCTGTCCGATTGGACAGCCTTTTTTGTTTTAAGCAAACCGTATTTACATATTTGCACTTTAATTAAAGTAAGCAGCAATTTTAACCTTATGACACAAATAAATTATAAAACTATTGGTTTCTATTTGCTGTGTGTATTACTAAGTGTGTTATTTATTTTTTCGGGCTATACGAAACTATTTCCAATAGAATATTTCGAAATCTCCCTATTGTCGTCCAAAATTAGCAATTGGGCTATGGCACCTTATATGGCCAGGCTCATGATTGGATTAGAGTTTGCCATAGGCCTAATGCTTCTAATACCCGGCAAATGGCAGCAGTATGCATTGAAGGGTAGCATTGCCTTGCTGGTAGTGTTTATTATTTATCTTTCGATTCTGATTGCCATCTATGGCAATTCAGGAAGCTGTGGTTGCTTTGGCGAAACCATCCCGATGAGTCCGTTGCAAGGCATTTTAAAAAATGTTGGTTTAATAGTAATGGCATGGGCGGCACTATTATTAAAGCCAAATTCAAGAATTGCAATACCTAATTTTGTCAACATACTTTTATGTCTTTGCTGCATTATAATAACCTTTATTGTAAATCCCATTTTGCTCAATCCCGAATTACGAAATGACAACACACAGGTTGGCAAGCCTTATAATCTTTCGGTATTATATCAGCATGCTATTTATAAACCCAAAGTTGATGTTACAAAAGGTAAATGGCTGCTCGCTTTTTTTAGCACTGCATGCGCACATTGTAAACTTGCTGCAAAAACACTTGCTATTATTCAACAACAAAACCCACAGGTAAAAACTTTTTTCATTGTAAATGGCGATACTGCTAAGGTGACTAAATTTTTAGATGAAAATAATTGTAAAAACATACCTTGGCAAAATTTTAAAGGACCAAAAGAATGGCTTCAAATAGCGGGGCCTGAGTTACCTAACATATTGCTATTACAAAATGATACGGTGGTAAAAAAACTTGAACAGTATACCTTGAATGGAGATAAAATTTCTAAGTGGTTCGATGAAAAATAGTCTTAGAATTTACTCCTGAAATAATCTCTATCAGTTCTGACTACTATGCATAATGCTTTCGGATATGGCTTTGTAAATTTTACACAGCTCTGGGTATTCTTTAATTAGTTGTAAATGCCGCTGCATGGTGGTTTTGTCCTTGCGCAATGCGGGGCCGGTTTGTAAATTTTCGGCACCATAAACAATGGCATTTTCGGCAGTTGCCCTAATAATTTGATATATAATTTCGGGTTTGATATCGTGTTGCAGTAATACTGCGTTTGCCTTATGATATATATGATTGACAAAATTGTTGACCATTACTGCTGCTAGATGCGATACCTCCCGTTGCACACTACTTTGATAAAAAGGTTTGGCACCTAACGCTTTTGCTAACGCCAATACTTCGCGTTTAGTTTTAGTATTGCTGCCCTCGTAGCTGCAATTAAATTGGGCTCCATATTTTGCATTATCATTTACAGAAACAACCGGCCACAGCACGCCACAGTTGAACGTGTAAGACTCCAGCACCACCAGTGCTTTTGTTCCACTTGTATGGATTATGGTTGTGGAGGTTTTGCCTAACATTTTTATAACCGGTAGTATAGCATCATCACTTACGGCAATAATTGCAATATCAACCTGGTTTATATTAAAATCAGAAATAGAAGATGCTGTGCATTTATATTTTCTCGACATGGATGTTGCCATGGCAACATTGCGGGCAACTATTGCTAGTAAACGATAATTTGTATGTAACCTTTGCGCCAGAAAACGCGCCATACGACCACTTCCTATAATTGCAATCGACTTCATGATATTAAGCGCGCAAGTTGCGGTTTAACCGGATGCGCTGCGCTATTGCCACCCATGTGCCAATAACAAGGAGGAGGCAACCCAGCCATAAAATATTGATGTGCGGAAAAACAATGGCTTTCATAATTATAAACTCTCGCTTGTTCGATTTTTTTTCGGACAGTTGTATATCAATTTTATTCTCCTTGGGTTTTACTCCGGTAAAAGCAAGTTGTAGCCCTAACTCTGCATTCATAACCGGTTCGGAGTATGCCATCAGGTTTTCTATTTTATAAATAGCTTCAATATTATGCCGCTTGTTGTTAATATCAAGTGCAGTAAAATGAGCGGCAATCTCCATCTGACTACCTCCATCTTTTATTGTTTTAGCACGTATGGAATCAAGAATAACAAGCGCAAAACTAGTACTAACCGTATCGCCCATACCCAGTTGAACAGTGCGCGGTTCTGTATAATCGCTCGAATTTTTTTTATCCTCCAAGTCAGCATATTGAACATAGGTATAAATATCTTTATCTATAAAGTGTTTGGTACTTGGTTCGGCCACATTGCCCATGCGCTCATTTAACTGTATAAAGGGCTTAAGCGTAAATTTCTTTTCGAGCGATCCGCTTGCGCGGTTCAATTTAAAATAATCAATATTGTAATAGATATGCTTTCCCTCTTGCTCCTTGTTGGTGTACGATACAAAGTAATCTTTCATTTGTGCTGTATCATTTTTTATAAGCATTACATTTTCATTATTCGGAAAGTCTTTTCCCAAATCTACATTCAGTTTGTTTTCTGAAATTACTGTTTTGCCTGCATTGCTAACTAATGCACCTAATAGAATAAGTGCTATACCTGCATGAGCAATGGACGCCCCTCCAAAATTAATCTTGCCCTTAGTTACCCGAATAAAGTAATCGATATTGGCAGTAAATGCAAACAGGCAGGCAAACATCATAATGCTATGCTGTATGCGCGGAAGTTGCAAATACCATTGATATAAGATGGTAAGCACAAGACTTATTGCAACGCTTAACCATATTTTTTTAAAGACCATCTTAACATCTGTTTGCTTCCATTTAAAAAATTGAGCAAATGCCATAATCAGAAGGATGAAAGAAGAAATTGGTATTTGCCACTTGTTATAGTGATCTATTACATCCACAGGAGGAGCTACATGTGAGCCAGTAATTTTATTATAAACCGGAATAGAGGTAGTGATAAAAATTTGCAAAGCCGAAACTGATAATACCATCACCCCAATAAAAATCCAAAACTCACGTGAGGATGATTTTTCTTCATCGGTATGATAAAATATTCGCTTACGATAAATAATATACATACCCAGACTAAGAACAGTAAAGAATAACATATATAGTAATAGTTGTCCTTGCATACCTAAATCAGTAAAAGCATGTACGCTACTTTCGCCTAAAATACCGCTTCGCGTGAGAAACGTAGAATAAAGAATAAGGAGAAAAGAAATAATAGCTAAGAAAATAGCTGTAGGCAATCCTGCCCCGGTGCGGTTTGTTATCATCATAACATGGCCTGCGGCCACCATGGTAATCCATGGAATAAGTGAGGCATTTTCAACCGGATCCCACGCCCAAAAGCCACCGAAACTTAACGCCTCATATGCCCAGGCAGCTCCCATTAAAATGCCCACACCAAGAATAGCGATTGAGAAATAAGTGTACGGAAGTGAGGGCTTTATCCACTCGCGCACACGACCGGTAATTAATGCGCTTAATGCAAATGCAAATGGTATAACAGTACTTGCAAACCCAAGAAATAAGGTAGGTGGATGAATAGTCATCCAATAATTTTGCAAGAGGGGATTTAAGCCGCGTCCTCCTCTTTCTATTATTCCTTCAAGATAATTGGCATTTTGCAGAAAGGGCATATTGAACATATCAGGATGTTCACGCAGTAATATAAAGGGGCTGCTTCCTATATGCAAATCGCCAATCCATATGCCTACAATCATGCTGCATAAAAAAACCTGTACCAGCATAATCACGCTCATAACATGCGACTCCCACACTTTGCTTTTCCAGATCAATACAACGGATAATACAACATGCCAAAAAATCCAGAGCAAGAAACTTCCCTCCTGCCCTTCCCATATACATGCTAATATGTATTTAGCATCCATATCAATGCTGGAATGGGTCCAAACAAAATGATATTCGAAATAATGATTGTAAATTAAATAGATCAACAATGAAAACACACCAACCACCGAAAGTCCATGTAAAACAAAAAATATACGACCGGCTTGCAACCAACTATGGTCTGTTTCCTTTTTATTAAAGGCCTGCAATAAATAGGAAATAGTGGAAAATAATGCGGCAACAAAAGAAAGGGCTACCATTGCTTTGCCCCATTCGCCTAAATATAAAGATTCGCCAATGTAATCTACTGTGTTCAAATCAATATGTAATTGTATCGGTAGTAACTGTGTTTTCGTTTACCTCGTTATACTTGCTCGGGCATTTCATCAAAATATCGCTGGCAATAAAATCGCCCGATTGCATTTTGCCAATTACTACCACCTGTTGCGACTTTTCAAAATCCTGCGGTTTTGCTTTGTTAAGCAAAACTTTCTTTTCGTTGCCTAGTGTATCATTCATATAAAATGTAAAAAGATTGGCGTTAGTTTGTGGATTATACTCCTGGGGTTTATTAAAATTCACTTTGCCTACTATATGGAATTCACGTCCTTCGTTTTGTGCTGCAGTATCAAAGGTAACATACGTACTCACATCGGCACTTAAGCTTACAATATAGCCTATAGCAACTGCTATAGCCAACAATCCAAAAATCAAATACTTATTCATTTCTGTTTTTCGTCTTCGAGTTTCTTTATTTTCTTATCCAAATTTATCAGGTAAGCAACTATACCTGCAAAGATGATAGCTATGACTCCTACTACCACCAATATTTTTCCATTGCTTCTCATTAAATCCATGTTTTCGTTTTTTATATTGATTTATATCAAGAGATACTTTTTATTTTGTTTCATCTATTTCAATCTGCCTTTTTTCGCATTCTATTATTTGAGCAAATTATCTTCTCTTTTAAATTCCACTATTTTTAACCGGTATCGTAAAGTAAATATCCATACGGACAACAAAATAAAACCTAAAACAGCAGGATAAAAAATGGTACGCATGTGATTGTCGAGATCATACGCATTAAAGCCCGGATTGCCACCATTGCCGGGATGCAGGCTAGCAGTTCTTCGCGGCAATATCATAACAAACAAAATGAGCATTACATAAGCAAAAACATTGTAGACTGCTGATAAACGGGCTCTTTTAAGTTCATCATTTACCGAAGCACGTAGGAGAAAGTATGCAAGATAAAATAACATAGCAACTGCCACTCCGTTAAGTTTGGGGTCGTTGGTCCAAGGTTTGCCCCAGGTATAGGTAGCCCACAACATGCCGGTGGTAATGCCTAATACGGACAACATCATACCTACATGTGCAGACTGACTGCTTGCTATTTCATGTTCGAATTTATTAGTCAAAAGATAGATGATACCGTAAATCATAGATATGGTCATTAGCGAAATCATTGCAAACCATACCGGAACGTGGAAATAAAGATTACGAATTGACTCTTCGAGAATGTCAAGCTTGGGAATATTTGAAAGTAAGCCAAAAAAATAATGGTGTACAACAACAATCCAACCGCCAGCCACTTCCACCAATAATCTTTTAATGTCATCTGAAATTTTTTCTATTTACTCTTTCCAGA is drawn from Bacteroidota bacterium and contains these coding sequences:
- a CDS encoding PD40 domain-containing protein — translated: MNKILLILLFALTAAVTYGQRKPVEKPLSKEDISLAKKDANAFFQMKRYAEARDLYQKLVKYESQNTDINYRLGFCMLNSNCDKSKAVDYLEFAAQQKDSPKDTYHQLGLANLHAGAYDAAVEAFEKYKAAMKGKPDPKLQTDLCTEWAYNAKTVTANPITVSFENLGKLVNSPNNDYRPVASVDDSVVFFASTRKGNTGNVPDEFGEGGFTSDVYFFIQYDTARTKPKNPGMNINTAGYEEPMCMSSDGDELYIYVETAEVPGDIMRSTQKGKTWQKVESLGELFTTKDAEMGAAISTDGSTLVFSSDRKDKTAKGGKDLYICKRQENGAWSTPVNMGAPVNTAADDDFPVFFADGKTLFYSSNCNKSIGGYDIFMTSRPDDNSDWSTPVNIGYPLNTVDDNKYISLLPDGKTGYISAVRDSGFGGLDIYKFRAEKPLVQSNLVVVKAYTIVAATGGTTKNARISITKKGTGKMAGEYFTNASTGGFVAVLAPGEYDVAIRTEKLGKFDAILEIPEGGGKVYKLFTLQ
- a CDS encoding 3'-5' exonuclease, which codes for MLLKLSKPLAFVDLETTGVNIGIDRIVEISILKIMPDGTQSVKTKRINPEMPIPPAATKVHGITNEDVANEPNFKTLAGELVSFIDNADIGGYNSNKFDVPMLVDECLRSGINLDMKGRRLVDVQNIFHKMEQRTLSAAYKFYCNKEIQNAHSAEADIKATFEVLVAQLEKYDSLPRDLEALSDFSTVGNFVDYAGRVVYNEKNEEVFNFGKHKGKSVVEVFKQEPSYYDWMMKGEFALQTKQVITSIRLRDLNTKSNGN
- a CDS encoding T9SS type A sorting domain-containing protein produces the protein MMKKFTLMASVVAMLGYNTVNAQQLMPNAPEVSPTMTSVLEGKGGSNNQMALFDVVFTYRLDSILGGNGKAGVAYVNNQLWISNWATDSMFTIDIPALTVNAFTIPGVINNGNNSGVRSFTWDGTNLWASVNSTEAFGIDPVTQTAASSIDFSAVGFSIRSLAYSPTINGGAGGFWVSNFNTDIVETDMNGNVLNTIAAGTHSLAGMYGTAIDYLANPPVAWVHDQTGTAPNTDFIIGIDLTTGSQTGVSHDVLNDISGATNALAGGIFISNFDILPTGAMLALSQATPSNTLLIYDLAHPVGIDESATAFDKSILVYPNPATDFVKVGFNVDPTTFESIQIINAQGAVATEIKTGGSRLETIDISELNSGIYTVKAIGAGKIVTRVITVQ
- a CDS encoding DUF2520 domain-containing protein, with protein sequence MKSIAIIGSGRMARFLAQRLHTNYRLLAIVARNVAMATSMSRKYKCTASSISDFNINQVDIAIIAVSDDAILPVIKMLGKTSTTIIHTSGTKALVVLESYTFNCGVLWPVVSVNDNAKYGAQFNCSYEGSNTKTKREVLALAKALGAKPFYQSSVQREVSHLAAVMVNNFVNHIYHKANAVLLQHDIKPEIIYQIIRATAENAIVYGAENLQTGPALRKDKTTMQRHLQLIKEYPELCKIYKAISESIMHSSQN
- the ccsA gene encoding cytochrome c biogenesis protein CcsA, with the translated sequence MNTVDYIGESLYLGEWGKAMVALSFVAALFSTISYLLQAFNKKETDHSWLQAGRIFFVLHGLSVVGVFSLLIYLIYNHYFEYHFVWTHSSIDMDAKYILACIWEGQEGSFLLWIFWHVVLSVVLIWKSKVWESHVMSVIMLVQVFLCSMIVGIWIGDLHIGSSPFILLREHPDMFNMPFLQNANYLEGIIERGGRGLNPLLQNYWMTIHPPTLFLGFASTVIPFAFALSALITGRVREWIKPSLPYTYFSIAILGVGILMGAAWAYEALSFGGFWAWDPVENASLIPWITMVAAGHVMMITNRTGAGLPTAIFLAIISFLLILYSTFLTRSGILGESSVHAFTDLGMQGQLLLYMLFFTVLSLGMYIIYRKRIFYHTDEEKSSSREFWIFIGVMVLSVSALQIFITTSIPVYNKITGSHVAPPVDVIDHYNKWQIPISSFILLIMAFAQFFKWKQTDVKMVFKKIWLSVAISLVLTILYQWYLQLPRIQHSIMMFACLFAFTANIDYFIRVTKGKINFGGASIAHAGIALILLGALVSNAGKTVISENKLNVDLGKDFPNNENVMLIKNDTAQMKDYFVSYTNKEQEGKHIYYNIDYFKLNRASGSLEKKFTLKPFIQLNERMGNVAEPSTKHFIDKDIYTYVQYADLEDKKNSSDYTEPRTVQLGMGDTVSTSFALVILDSIRAKTIKDGGSQMEIAAHFTALDINNKRHNIEAIYKIENLMAYSEPVMNAELGLQLAFTGVKPKENKIDIQLSEKKSNKREFIIMKAIVFPHINILWLGCLLLVIGTWVAIAQRIRLNRNLRA
- a CDS encoding cytochrome c maturation protein CcmE produces the protein MNKYLIFGLLAIAVAIGYIVSLSADVSTYVTFDTAAQNEGREFHIVGKVNFNKPQEYNPQTNANLFTFYMNDTLGNEKKVLLNKAKPQDFEKSQQVVVIGKMQSGDFIASDILMKCPSKYNEVNENTVTTDTITY
- a CDS encoding CcmD family protein yields the protein MDLMRSNGKILVVVGVIAIIFAGIVAYLINLDKKIKKLEDEKQK